From the Mus musculus strain C57BL/6J chromosome 10, GRCm38.p6 C57BL/6J genome, the window agtggggctgtagctcagtagGTAGGACATTCACCAAACATGAGGGAAATCCTAAGGTCTGTCCTCTGAACTGCTGGCGcacacctgccatcccagcacttgtgTGGAAGTACgaggatcgggagttcaaggcgatcctcagctacatatgaactggagaccaacctgggctatatgagaacctgttaaaaataaaagtaaaagaccCCTTTGATCGCCGCACCAGATGGCAGAGAGATCCTGTGAGTTTtaggatttttaaattatttcaaaaacaaagataGCAAATGAATATAGCAATAAAAAGCCCTCTGGGAACAGCACAGTTTTAAGAAGTAGCTGAGTTTGGACATTCAGGCTTGGGAGGCAGCTGAGAATACCTGGAGGACacgcctcttctcttctcccctcaggTTACAATGCCCTTCACCTGGCAGCCAAGTACGGGCACCCAGAGTGTCTGAAGCAACTCTTGGAGGTCCTGATGTCCATTCCCTGTCTATACTGAATTCCAGCTATTTCTCCAAACCCCAGCTGCTCCTGGTCCCCAGCCCTGCCTTGCCCCTTTGTTACAGCCATCAAAGTAGGGCTATCCGGAGGGCTGGAACATGGGTTCTCAGCAGAGGAAGATGGTAGAGGGGAGAAAAAGagcctgaggggctggagagatataaTGAATctgccaggcacggtggcacacgcctttaatcccagcaattgggaggtagaggcaggcggatttttgagttcgaggccagcctggtctacaaagcccaggacagccagggctatacagagaaaccctgtctcgaaaaacaaaaacaaaacaaaacaaaacataatgaaTCTGTGGGTCTCATTTGCCTCAAGCTTGATCTTTGTTCCCTGGGACGCACATGGAAGGAAAGAGCAACCTCCCACAGGTTATCCTCCACTCTCAGCAGTGTGCCCTGCCAtatgtgagcatgcacacacagaaagaaggccatagagagttacaggaaagaccctgagataaagcagggagcaggggagggCAGGAGAAATCAGTCACTCCGGAAACAGAGATGACATCACCTGTCACTCCTTCCCAGGCTTCCTGCGTGGTGGACATCGAGGACAGCAGTGGGTGGACAGCCCTTCACCATGCAGGTAGGTGCAGCTAGATTCTCCCGAATTCAAGGAAGGCCCTCTACCAACGAGCTACATCCACAGCCCTCACTAGGGAACTCTAGGTGGGGCTCCTCCCtgaccacgcccccagcccctcagaccacgccccccagcccctcactgggattCTAACAGGGACTCTACCCTGACCACGCCCTTAGTTTTTAAAGAATCTGTGTTCATGTGTCCCTGCGTGTGGCCTGTGGAAGTCAAAGACAATCTTAAGGTGTCATCATCAGGTACCCTCCACaccctctgagacagggtctctctctgaaacTGGTCTTCACGATTAAAGCTAGGTTGGCTGACCAGTGAACCttggatccccctgcctctgccttcctggtgctggggtcacagacatGCACTCCCATACCTGACTTATGTGAGTTTTGGGAATAAGGCGCAGGTCCTCAGACTTCCTAGCCCTCTCAGTATGTTGACATAGAGTCtctctctgtagcctaggcttaACCTTGAAGTCAGGGTTCTACTGCCTCCGCCTCTGGGTTTTTGGGTGACAGATGTGGGCCACTGTCCCTATCTGCTTTGCTTCTTTTGACCTGAATGCAGTCCCCAACAGAACCAGGCCCTTTTGCCCATTGCACAAAGAAGTTAGGCACATGTACTAGTGGGGGAACCCTATTCCTTGGACCCCAAAGCCTAGTCCCTGGGTGTACAAAGTGGGGTGCCTAGAACCCTAATTCCCTCCAGGGTCTCCTGGGTGCCTTGATTGCAGATAGGTCCTCCAGCACACCCCTCAAACCCAGACTCCATCCTCAGAGCAATTAAGGACTTACTGGAGCCAGTGAGCACAGGGTCCAGGTTAGAGCCACCTGTCCCCAGGGACGGCACACTTGAATTTACTTTAGGGGTAAGGTAATTAGCCACTAATTCCCCAGTCAGAGTGGCACCACCAGGTGGTGTCGATGCCAATAGGGGATATCTTAACAATTAAgttgcatttattcatttattgtgagGTTAGGGACATCCTTGTCATGGTGCTTGTGTGACAGTCAGAAGGTGACTTTTAGGAGTTGTTTGTCTCTCCACCGGCTGGCTCCTGGatgttgaactcaggtcacttggcagcaagcacttttaccaactgagccatctttgagacccattttttaataagttgtttttatttgattttacatttttgtgaaaaaatattttaaaaatgtgtatgagtgtggttTGGTTGCATGCATGGCTGTGTTCCATATAAGTGCCTGGTACCATCAGAGGCCAAAaaggggtgtcagatccctggaacttttACAtacatgagctgccatgtgggtgttgggaattgaaactGAGTCCTCTGtgggagtagccagtgctctgttGAGCCATCATTCCAGCTCTGAGGTTTTAGTTGAGGTATGGTCTcaatctgtagcccaggctggcccctaaCTTGCAGCCATCTTCCATCCTGGGCCTTCCAGCTGCTGGGATGACAAATGTTAACTGCTATAatgtatagtgagttctaggccagcctaggttacagacTAAGACACTGTCTCAGCAATAAAATTATAGTGTTCTTGGCAGGCAGCTGTCTCTCCCACctactcttcttttttcttgtctgTCCCAGCGGCTGGTGGTTGTCTGTCCTGCTCAAAGCTGCTCTGTTCCTTTAAGGCACACATGAACCCCCGGGACCGGGTGAGCTGCTGGGGTCTCATTGGGTGGGAGGTACAGTGTTATCCTTATGATAGATGCTCACCATGGGCAACACCCCAGGCATCATCTGCAAAGCACGGGTGAGACTCATGCCATTTCATCCTCTCTACCAGTCGGGTGCCACACCCCTCATCATAGCGGCTCAGATGTGTCACACAGATCTGTGCCGCCTCCTCCTACAGCAGGGGGCTGCCACAAATGACCAGGACCTGCAAGGCAGGTGAGCACTTCCCCTCTAGACCTTTCCATCATATGCTGCATGATTTGGGGCAAATATCTTGACCTCTTTAAGCTGGTGACCTAGtcacctcttcctcccttctcttcctggcCTGGGTACAAAGACAGTTGTATGGTGTTGGGGACAAGCCTCTGTCCCCTCAGCAGCTCCTTTATCCCACAGGACAGCCTTGATGCTGGCATGTGAGGGGGGCAGCCCTGAGACTGTTGAAGTACTCCTGCAGGGTGGAGCCCAGTTGAGCATCACTGATGCACTGGGCCAGGATGCCACTCACTACGGAGCCCTGACTGGAGACAAACTCATCTTGCAGCTTCTACACGAGTCTGCACGGCGCTCTTCACCTCCCAGTGGTATGCAAGCCCTACCCTTGCTCTCCTAGGCAGTTTCTGGCCATCTCCTTATATGTTACTGATAGTTTCGAGGTACTCCAGTCTGCTGTCATGAACATTTTCATGCTTCTTAACTCAGGGCAGTTTCAAGAAGCCTCAGTGGTCTGAGGATCCACTGTGATTTTCTGGGTCATCCTTAGTATAGAGACTCTGCCTTTCCTAAGAGGtggcaccccacccacccactccaacctgGAGCTCCAGTGCCCTGAGTCTCTGAGAGATTAAAGGTTCTCCCCACCCAGGACTCTACCCATAGGTCTCTCTACCTTACTGTCCCTTATTCAGAGGCTGGACTTTGTGGTGCCTGACTAGGAGACCAGAGCAGTTAGATCTGAGTTTGTGGTTAGCCTGAGGTACAGAGCGAGACTCACAGTATGAACAAAAGAAGCACTAATGCTTTGGAAGCTTTGAGAGCCTGTGGAATACCTTGGGTTGGCCAGTGACCTTTCTGAGAACTGAGAACTGTGTGCTGAGAACTGGGAACTGTGTGCCCGActgtttcccctctctccccagcctctcTAGAGGAGGACTCCGGAGAGGCCTCATCCCAGGTAGGAATCCGGAATCCGTGAACGTCCCCAGTGCTATGCACCACTCACTGTCCCCTGACCTACAGGAAGAGACAGACCTCTATGTACAGAGTTCTGTCATGGCCCCTATCCAGGATCTGTCCCTGCTCAGTGGCAGTGACACGAACACCAGCAGTCCTGCACACTAGGGACAGTGGATCTGGGACAGGTGACTGAGGACTGGGGTTGCTAAGGGCTGCTTCAGGCAGAGCAAGAGCGGGCCTGGCCACTTTCCACATTCCTGCCCTGGGTCTGCTGTGTCTCAGGCTTCATGGAGAATAGAAAATGACATAGAAGCCGACAGAGCCAGGGAAAGTATAAAGTACCAACAGCGAACCGTACGATCTAGAGTAAGTGGGAAGACACGGGGTCCTTCACAGTATGGAGGAGGCAGGGGAGCTGAGGCTGCTGACAGCAGCGGGTGGTCACATTGTATCCCCGAAGTGGATCCTGGCCCTGTACCCATGTGCTACACCCCCTCTGCCCATACCAGAACTCAGTGTCAAGCCATGAGAAACAAGGAGCCCCCAAGAAGAGGAAGGCACCCCAGCCTCCAGCCAGCACACCAGTTCCTGTAAGAGTTGGGGGGAGCCTGTGGCAAGGTGGGATTCTGCTAGCTCTAGAGACTTTACCTAAAGTGGTGTCCCCTGATGGGGAGGGGACAGGACGATCGGGATGCTTATGAGGAGATTGTACGCCTGAGACAAGAGAGAGGCCGGCTCCTGCAAAAGATCAGGGGCCTGGAACAGCACAAGGAACGGAGGAGGAAGGAGGTTAGGAGGCTGCAGCCCTGCAGTCTGGAGCAATTCCCTGGGATATCATACCACCTACCTTCCTATCCTTCCTTCACCCTTTCTTCCCCACTGTCCCTTTGCTCCTGACATGCAGCCCCCTCACTGGCCTTTCAACAATGCAGGCTCTGTTCAGCCCTAGGGCCTTTGCCCATGGTGTCTGCAGTACAGAATTGCTGTCTCTCCAGCTGTCCCCAAGGCTCCCTTTCTCCAACATCTCCCCTGCCACCATATTTGAAATTGTATGCTTCTTTCATTTCACCAGAGCACTCTACCACTCAAAGGCATGCTCGTGAGGGCAGGCTTGCCCATAAGGGCAGGCTCAGGTGAAAGTGCTGAGCTCAGAGTGGATGAATACTGGATGAGGAGTGGCCCACGGTGAGGAATGAGTGaacgcatgcatgcatgaatgaatgaatggcccTGCACAGGATCTGCTACACAGCAGGCAATGTACCTAAGCGCCCTGGGTGAAAGAACAGAATGGGGTCTGACAGTGTGAAGGATCGGTCAGagtggcacatagtaggtgctcagtgTACATGGAAAAAAGCCATGGCTACCAGACACTAGGTGGTAGGTGGCTGTCCAGTCCCAACCACTTCTACCTGCAGCCCCTGGAGGCGGAGGCCAGCTCAGTGCACAGCCTGGAGAGACAGGTAGGTGAGGAGGGCACAGCCAGTGTTTGGGAGGGTCCAGTGTCCTGAAGTCCTCAAGTGCTGACCTAGGCCTCTGTAGGTGCAGGAGCTGCAACAGATGCTGgcggagaagcaggaggagaaggagagcctGGGCCGGGAGGTGGAGAGCCTGCAGAGCCGTCTgtccctgctggaggtgggtgggGCTTGGGAGTGCAGAGCCACAGAAGGAAGGTCCCTAGGGATTAGGGCGTTGCCTTAGGGGCAGGGCAAGAGGCTGGGTGGGGTGGAGCTTGGAATGGCCAAAGAGATGTAAGGAAAAGCAGGGAGTGAATGTGGAAAGAGGCTTTCATCAAAGTGTGTCCTGCCAGTGTTGGGAGGGGTAAGGGGTGGGGTCCCAGCATGGGTGAGGAGTGTGGTAGAGTGTGGCCAACTCTGACATGCCAGAACTTCACCTATGCACCATGGTGCATCCATAATGTCCCAGCCACACATGACTTCCATAAAAATCACACACTTATCAAGACTTCTGCAAACACACGCACCCATGCAAAGATTCTAGCCCCTCTGACACACACATCACAATCACACGTGCCCCAAACATATAAATATACCAGTCACACACAGGCCAcagccctcacacagacacagacacccacacactgCTCAGAGTGTGCAATTAGAGTTGGTGATATAGACCAGTCAATAAAGAGGTTGCTGCCAACCCTACTGACCTGAGTCCACTCCCCacatgacagaaggagagaaccaattcttcTGACTGCTGACTTGTACTGTGGCGTGTGTGCACATcctgcaggcacacacagaatAAGTGTGATAAAATGTCCCTCCAAGCACACCatggcacagacatacacagagatgaGCATGTATTTGGGGATGTGCTGGGATTCAAGCCCAGAGCCAGACTCTGGCCAGAACATCCCTCAGTgatgagtgcttgcctagcatgtgtgaaggcCCTGGTCCATACCTGCATCTCACTAGAAGGTGGAAGGGCCATTTGGGTGCtcagcagacacagacacagccagTTTGGAGCTGACCCCCAATCCCGCTGTTGTGTGGATATATGGACATTGTCAGTTTGGGAGGACCTAAAGTCTCTTGTCAGTAAGGAGCAGGGTCTGAAGGTCTACTTTGTGCTGGACTCCtagaatgagagagaaaacacaagcTATGATGTAGCTACCCTGCAGGATGAGGAGGGTGAGATGCCTGACTTCCCAGGTGAGATctgcccctccacacacacacacacaccctccctgcTGCCTACCCGGGATTCTGAGGGGTGGATGGCCATGTGGACACAAAACCACGACCATGGCCTTCCATGGAGGAGGCACATGATGCCAGAAGGGCACAGACACTATGATCCCCACCTGCCTGAGGCAATGCACCTCCCCACTGAGCAGTTCCTGACTGTCCCTCATGGCATGTGTCCCCAGCCTGACTCTGTGCTGTTCTCAACCttgtcaggagctgatgcactgATGCCAAAGAACCAGAGTCCATCAGCAGAGGAAATAGTTGCTTCCCTACAGGAGCAGGTGGCTCAGCTCACCAGGCAGAACCAGGAGCTGCTGGAAAAGGTccaggtggggaaactgaggcagtggACATCTCTGCAGACCTCGGGGTGGGCAGGGAACATGGTGAGCCCACCTCTtagcctgcctgcctccccacccccagatccTTGAGGAGTTTGAAAAGGATGAGGCGCAGATGGCAGAAGAAAGTCAGGCCGAGGTCGTCCCCCTGGTCTTGTATGAATCCTTACGGGCAGAGCTTGAGCAGCTTCGGAGGCAATACACAGAGGCCATGCAttcgcagcagcagcagcaggagggggAGCCACCCAGGGCTCAAGAAGGAGAAGAGACAGCATACCAGGAAATCAAGGATAAGGGAATCACTATCCAGAATGGACCCAGCGTCCCAGACCTCAACGGCACCACATATGCAGAAACCAAAGCAAATGGAATGGAACTCCAAGCAGGAGGCTCCAAGGGTGTCTGGAATACTGAAGCAGGGGTTTCAGAAGCAGCACCCATAGAACCCGAGGCTGCAGGTTCAGAGGCCACGGGGAAAGACAGACTGGCAGCCAAGGAAATGGACACTAGTGCTACTATGGCTGAGGCCCTAAATGTGAAAGCTCTAGGTGACAATGCCGAAAGTGAGCCAGTGGCTGCCGAAGAtacaggaggaaaagagaatCCAGGAATGAAAGCTGATGAGGTGGATGTGTTGGCACAGGCAGGGCTCACAGGTACAGTGATTAGAAACATGGAGGCCATCGGAGTGCGGGATACAGGAATTCAGGCCACAGGATTAGAGGCTAAGGCAGTGAAGACCACTGGAGTGCAGGCCACAGTGGCGGAGGTCATAGGAGTGAAGGTCACAGGAGTGCAGACCACAGCGATAGAAGCTAtaggagtcaaggacaccaccCAGGTGGCCACAGGAGCGCAGGCCGATTGCTGGCAGGCCACGGAGGCAGACTGCACCGGAGCGCAGGACACAGCTATGGAGCCCACGGGGGCACAGGCCACTGTGACAGAGACTACGGAAGCCGAGACCAGCGGCACGGAGGACCCTTGCGCTGCGATCCTGCACccgggggcggcggcggcggcgctgcAGGCCGAGCTGGAGACCCGGATCCGCGGTCTGGAGGAGGCGCTACGCAGAAGGGAGCGGGAGGCTGCGGCCGAGTTAGAGGCTGCTCGGGGCCGTTTTGCAGAGGCTGAGGAGGCGGCGCGGGGGCGGAGCCGCGAGCTAGAGGCGCTTCGGGAATTGCTGGCCACGGCCACGGCTACCGGCGAGCGCGCACGCACAGAGGCCGCCGAGTTGCGCCAAGCGCTAGCTGCCTCCGAGGCTCGGGTCGCCGAACTCAGCTCTACCGTGGACGCCGCTCGCGAGGAGCTGGAGCGCATGCGCGGGGCCTCGGTTCCTGCGGACGAGCACGAGCACGCGCTGAGCGCCCTGCGCGACCACGTGACCCGGCTGCAGGCGCAGCTGGCGGACCTGGCGCGCAGGCACGAGAAGACTAGCGCAGAGGTCTTCCAGGTGAGCGCCTGCGCCAGGCTGTCCTTTCAGAGGATTTCCGCGTGGGCCTGGGCGTCTGCGTGAATGTCTATCACATATACGCAGTACtccggaggccagaagagggcgtccgaTTTACTGGatgttggagttacagacatgagccaccgcgtgggtgttgggaactgaaccctggtcttctgcaagagcagtgatcTAACCCCCTttgctatttctccagcccatagtatttctatttagttttaatttattattttctatgtggtgcacacacatggcatGGTGGGAAAGTCAGATGGCAGCCTGTGGGACACAGTCCTCTCTTTCTCATGTGGATCCTGAGCACCAACCAAGGCTATTAGGCTtagctgcaagcacctttaccctgaGCCATTCCCGAGCCccctggtctgtgtgtgtgtgtgtgtgtgtgtgtgtgtgtgtgtgtgtgtgtgttttgttttgtttttatagcagAGACTTGTGTGGTTGAGGCTGATTTTGAAAGCCTGATCCTTTAGCGTCTACCTCCCAATTAGAGGGATGATAGGTGTAGCATCAGTAGGACCTGTTTACACAGAGGTGCATGTTGGGCCAGCTCTCTACCCACTGAGTCCCATCTGAgttgaaaattttgtttttgcCAACTATATTGTGTGCCCATAGCTtcacagtgaggccctgtctcaacaaaacaaaacaaaaaaagcgaACAAACTTCCTTAgaagggattgtgtgtgtgtgtgagacagtttTCGTTCTTGCtttggccttgaagtcacagtgTAGCTttggaactcctgatcctcctgcctcagcttcccgagTATCTGGGTCACAGGCTTGCACCACAAATGAGGCCACCAGGGCACAAAGAGGCCTAACCAGCTGTCCAGGGACAAACAGCCAGTAGCCAGTGGCTCTTGGCAGGACCGGGATGTTACCAGGGTCGGGTGGGAATCAGAACCTTCCTTGAGGTGGAATGGTATCAGTTCAGCATGGAAGGGTGGGAAGAGCCGAAGGATCCAAGCCACTTTGGGGTCTAAATGTCCCGAGAGTCACGCATGGGCTTGGGCCACAGGTGCAGCGTGAGGCATTGTTTATGAAGAGCGAGAGGCACGCAGCCGAGGCCCAGCTGGCCACGGCCGAGCAGCAGCTCCGGGGGCTTCGTACAGAGGCCGAGAGGGCGCGCCAGGCCCAGAGCCGTGCCCAGGAGGCCCTGGACAAAGCCAAGGAGAAGGACAAGAAGGTGGGTTCCCTCCTTGCTCACTGTTGGTGTCCACTAACCCGAGATTACACAAAACTGAAGAACCTCCCAGCCAGCAAGGGCTTGAGAATTTAGCCCATTTCTCACATGTGAAACTGAGtcccagagaaggaagaaagtctCAGCAGATTCACTTTTGGTGTTGATATGCAATGGTAACCATGGTAACAGATATCCAGCCTGTAACGTGTTCTCTAATTATCCCCATTTGAAGTAATATGCACAGAGAGGTGATACCACTCCGACAAGGTTACATGGCCACGAAATGGGTCAtaagctgggatttgaacccatttacatatttaaaaatgtttaaaatgacacatatttatttatgttggacttggagcatgcatgtgtggtcagaggacaacttgcctgAATCCATATTGTGCAagcatgtgggtcccagggattaaactcaggtagAGAGACAGGCTTGGCAGCACGTGTCTTTACCCCTGAGCTGTATCATTGGCCCCCAATTGTATCTTTTTGTGTATGCcccttgtgtgcatgtgcatgcgtggAAGTCACAGGTCAATGTTGGGCATCCcataaaatgagataaaaatcCTAAGTTGGCTTTATGGGTTGCTGGGTCTGGCCAGGCAGCCCCAggccctgtttttttttccaaggtGTGCCAACACAGGCCTTAAGATAAGGGGATGCAGGGTGTTTTCTATgaagaaccaaaccaaaacaaaaaactgtatttATTGACCTGGAGGCTCCATAATGTCTGGTCCCtgtttgctgtgaacagacatggCTGTGtaacaataaaactttattaataAGTGTCATATGTGATTTGGAATCCCTTCAGTGGTCACAAAATAGATCTttctttggatttctttttctccagatatttaaaaatatgaggaACATTTTAAGCCCTGGGCTGTATAAATACAGAGTTTTTTGGAATGTTCTCACAGCATTCGGAATTCTCCTCAAATGAGGGGATTCCTGGACTGTGTTCTGGCAAGCACCAGTGTGGTCAGAGGCTGAGTCAGCTCAGCTCCTGGCTCGAATCAGTGACCCTGTGCCAGGCTGCCCAGGAAAGGTGCCAGAGGTTCCTGGTCCCTGCCTGGCTCGGCATGTTCACTCACAGGGTCCCCTCCCTTTTGCCAGATCACAGACCTGTCCAAAGAAGTCTTTACACTGAAGGAGGCTCTGAAGGTGCAGCAGTCCACCCCAGCCAGCTCCAAGGAGGAGGAGGCTCTGCGCGGCCAGGTGACAGCCCTGCAGCAGCAGATACAGGTACTGGCTCTGTATATGGGGCAGGGGTGATGGGAGCCATAGACAGAGCAATCGGGGTAGAGGTGGGGGTGGCTGGCAGGGTACAGGCTGGGCAGGGGACCTCAGACACTTCCCGAGGCAGTCACTAGCAGCCACTGGACATGGGGTTTTGACTCTGTGGGCGTGTCTCCCTCTAGATGGGCTTCCCTCCCTTTCCATTCCAagcccccttctctccttcccttccctcctgttcccttcctccttctccacctctcTTTTGTGGCAGGGTCtcaggtagaccaggctgacctcaaattcacaatgTACACAAGGATGACCTTGTACCTCTGATATCCCCATCTCCCGTGTGTCCACAGGAGGAGGCCCGGGAGCATGGCGCTGTGGTGGCTTTATACCGCACCCATCTCCTGTATGCCATTCAGGTgagtcctctgcctcctgactccaGTCCAGCTTTATTGATCCCCTGACACTACCTGGGCCTCGGTTTCTCCTTCTGTTCAGAGCCAGCCTCATGGTTTCTGGGAACATCCCTGTGCACTGACTTATTTCTTGGGGGCATTGATACCCTGGGTTTGAATAGACAGATTTGCAAGGGAAAGGGTAGCATCTACCAGAAGCATCAGGGTGTGACTCTGCCTCTGTCATCTCCCACCTCACCAGGGACAGATGGATGAGGATGTACAGTGCATTTTGAGCCAGATTCTGCAGATGCAGCGGCTTCAGGCTCAGGGTCGCTGAGGACACAGCTCAACTGTTCAGTCTCCATCCTTCACCTCTACAAGCAGAAGCCACAGACACCATCTTCCCCAGCTCCCAGGGGATGAACAAGATTCAACACTCAATGGGAGACCAGCCTGGGGCCTTATCGATGGTGGCCAGCTGACCACCCCACACTCCCTATAGTCTGTTCCTCTGATTCCCAGCACTCCCCATTTGATATATTGGGAACCCTGATATGCCACCTACATCACAACCCCCACTCAGGAGGACAagcttggtgtgtgtatgtgtgtgtgtaaaagggcggggggtggggtggggcaggaatACCCAGTGTGACACACTGGGTAAGGGCAGCTATGGGGCAGGGGACTCAGGACACAGTTTGATCTTCTGGTTCCATAACACGACTATGGCAATAAATGTAAGTGCAATGTAATATTTAAAGAAACCAAGTCGCAAGAGTTGTGTCTCTCTCGGGTGGAAATACACCTAGGAAGGGGTGGGAGTGTGGTCAGCAGTGGAACCCTGTGACCACTCTAGAGGTGGTGGGGTCTGGGATGATGGAGTTGATAATCGAGGCAGACTAAAATCTCATGcaataggcatctttattcaaagTCTCAGACAGTGTATGCTCTCAGGTTTACGAAAGGTTGCatgaggacaggcagggctacaacGAAACCCAACCTTGGAaaaactgagacagagagagagagagggagagggagagggagagggagagagagagagagagaggagagaaacatGTTTTCCCTAGAAGCAAAACAGTTTCTTTGAATAACAGCAGCAAGTCATGTAATCTGAAGTAAATGCCAGGAGGAGCATGAACACACTGAGGCCGcaagactcttgtcttgtttctgaGTGTTCCCACAGCATTCGGGAATCTCCTTAAATGACTGGATGCATGGACTGTGTTCTGACAAGCAGGAGCCTGCTCAGCTTACACAAGACCTATGACGCCAAactaattttcttattttctctttctctttc encodes:
- the Ankrd24 gene encoding ankyrin repeat domain-containing protein 24 isoform X10; amino-acid sequence: MKTLRARFKKTEGQDWGKSDQRLLQAVENNDVARVASLIAHKGLVPTKLDPEGKSAFHLAAMRGAAGCLEVMLAQGADVMSTDGAGYNALHLAAKYGHPECLKQLLEASCVVDIEDSSGWTALHHAAAGGCLSCSKLLCSFKAHMNPRDRSGATPLIIAAQMCHTDLCRLLLQQGAATNDQDLQGRTALMLACEGGSPETVEVLLQGGAQLSITDALGQDATHYGALTGDKLILQLLHESARRSSPPSASLEEDSGEASSQNSVSSHEKQGAPKKRKAPQPPASTPVPDDRDAYEEIVRLRQERGRLLQKIRGLEQHKERRRKEPLEAEASSVHSLERQVQELQQMLAEKQEEKESLGREVESLQSRLSLLENERENTSYDVATLQDEEGEMPDFPGADALMPKNQSPSAEEIVASLQEQVAQLTRQNQELLEKVQILEEFEKDEAQMAEESQAEVVPLVLYESLRAELEQLRRQYTEAMHSQQQQQEGEPPRAQEGEETAYQEIKDKGITIQNGPSVPDLNGTTYAETKANGMELQAGGSKGVWNTEAGVSEAAPIEPEAAGSEATGKDRLAAKEMDTSATMAEALNVKALGDNAESEPVAAEDTGGKENPGMKADEVDVLAQAGLTGTVIRNMEAIGVRDTGIQATGLEAKAVKTTGVQATVAEVIGVKVTGVQTTAIEAIGVKDTTQVATGAQADCWQATEADCTGAQDTAMEPTGAQATVTETTEAETSGTEDPCAAILHPGAAAAALQAELETRIRGLEEALRRREREAAAELEAARGRFAEAEEAARGRSRELEALRELLATATATGERARTEAAELRQALAASEARVAELSSTVDAAREELERMRGASVPADEHEHALSALRDHVTRLQAQLADLARRHEKTSAEVFQITDLSKEVFTLKEALKVQQSTPASSKEEEALRGQVTALQQQIQEEAREHGAVVALYRTHLLYAIQGQMDEDVQCILSQILQMQRLQAQGR
- the Ankrd24 gene encoding ankyrin repeat domain-containing protein 24 isoform X3, yielding MKTLRARFKKTELRLSPTDLSSCPPCGRCPIPKPAARGRRQGQDWGKSDQRLLQAVENNDVARVASLIAHKGLVPTKLDPEGKSAFHLAAMRGAAGCLEVMLAQGADVMSTDGAGYNALHLAAKYGHPECLKQLLEASCVVDIEDSSGWTALHHAAAGGCLSCSKLLCSFKAHMNPRDRSGATPLIIAAQMCHTDLCRLLLQQGAATNDQDLQGRTALMLACEGGSPETVEVLLQGGAQLSITDALGQDATHYGALTGDKLILQLLHESARRSSPPSASLEEDSGEASSQNSVSSHEKQGAPKKRKAPQPPASTPVPDDRDAYEEIVRLRQERGRLLQKIRGLEQHKERRRKEPLEAEASSVHSLERQVQELQQMLAEKQEEKESLGREVESLQSRLSLLENERENTSYDVATLQDEEGEMPDFPGADALMPKNQSPSAEEIVASLQEQVAQLTRQNQELLEKVQILEEFEKDEAQMAEESQAEVVPLVLYESLRAELEQLRRQYTEAMHSQQQQQEGEPPRAQEGEETAYQEIKDKGITIQNGPSVPDLNGTTYAETKANGMELQAGGSKGVWNTEAGVSEAAPIEPEAAGSEATGKDRLAAKEMDTSATMAEALNVKALGDNAESEPVAAEDTGGKENPGMKADEVDVLAQAGLTGTVIRNMEAIGVRDTGIQATGLEAKAVKTTGVQATVAEVIGVKVTGVQTTAIEAIGVKDTTQVATGAQADCWQATEADCTGAQDTAMEPTGAQATVTETTEAETSGTEDPCAAILHPGAAAAALQAELETRIRGLEEALRRREREAAAELEAARGRFAEAEEAARGRSRELEALRELLATATATGERARTEAAELRQALAASEARVAELSSTVDAAREELERMRGASVPADEHEHALSALRDHVTRLQAQLADLARRHEKTSAEVFQVQREALFMKSERHAAEAQLATAEQQLRGLRTEAERARQAQSRAQEALDKAKEKDKKITDLSKEVFTLKEALKVQQSTPASSKEEEALRGQVTALQQQIQEEAREHGAVVALYRTHLLYAIQGQMDEDVQCILSQILQMQRLQAQGR
- the Ankrd24 gene encoding ankyrin repeat domain-containing protein 24 isoform X20; translation: MAERSCFLRGGHRGQQWVDSPSPCRTALMLACEGGSPETVEVLLQGGAQLSITDALGQDATHYGALTGDKLILQLLHESARRSSPPSASLEEDSGEASSQNSVSSHEKQGAPKKRKAPQPPASTPVPDDRDAYEEIVRLRQERGRLLQKIRGLEQHKERRRKEPLEAEASSVHSLERQVQELQQMLAEKQEEKESLGREVESLQSRLSLLENERENTSYDVATLQDEEGEMPDFPGADALMPKNQSPSAEEIVASLQEQVAQLTRQNQELLEKVQILEEFEKDEAQMAEESQAEVVPLVLYESLRAELEQLRRQYTEAMHSQQQQQEGEPPRAQEGEETAYQEIKDKGITIQNGPSVPDLNGTTYAETKANGMELQAGGSKGVWNTEAGVSEAAPIEPEAAGSEATGKDRLAAKEMDTSATMAEALNVKALGDNAESEPVAAEDTGGKENPGMKADEVDVLAQAGLTGTVIRNMEAIGVRDTGIQATGLEAKAVKTTGVQATVAEVIGVKVTGVQTTAIEAIGVKDTTQVATGAQADCWQATEADCTGAQDTAMEPTGAQATVTETTEAETSGTEDPCAAILHPGAAAAALQAELETRIRGLEEALRRREREAAAELEAARGRFAEAEEAARGRSRELEALRELLATATATGERARTEAAELRQALAASEARVAELSSTVDAAREELERMRGASVPADEHEHALSALRDHVTRLQAQLADLARRHEKTSAEVFQVQREALFMKSERHAAEAQLATAEQQLRGLRTEAERARQAQSRAQEALDKAKEKDKKITDLSKEVFTLKEALKVQQSTPASSKEEEALRGQVTALQQQIQEEAREHGAVVALYRTHLLYAIQGQMDEDVQCILSQILQMQRLQAQGR